In a genomic window of Rhododendron vialii isolate Sample 1 chromosome 12a, ASM3025357v1:
- the LOC131309958 gene encoding urease codes for MKLTPREVEKLMLHDAGYLAQKRLARGLRLNYTEAVALLATQILEFVRDGEKTVAELMDLGKQLLGRRQVLPAVPHLLHTVQVEGTFPDGTKLITIHDPIASEHGNLELALHGAFLPVPSLDKFYGIVDDKIPGELRLGGRRITLNQGRKAVTLKVTNTGDRPVQVGSHYHFIEVNPCLVFDRRKAYGMRLNIPAGTATRFEPGDSKSVNLVRIGGKQVIRGGNGIVDGPVDDANITSMMEAVHTKGFKHAEETNASEGVIAEGSSTSTISREAYANMYGPTVGDKVRLGDTDLFAEIERDFAVYGDECVFGGGKVIRDGMGQACGYAASDCLDTVVTNAVIIDYTGIFKADIGIKGGVIVSLGKAGNPDVMDGVSYDMVIGVNTEAIAGEGMIITAGAIDCHVHFICPQLAHEAIASGITTLVGGGTGPADGTRATTCTPAPVQMKLMLESTDDLPLNFGFTCKGNGSKPEGLHEIVRAGAMGLKLHEDWGTTPAAIDNCLTVGEQYDIQVNIHTDTLNESGFVEHTIAAFRDRTIHTYHSEGAGGGHAPDIIKVCGVKNVLPSSTNPTRPYTSNTIDEHLDMLMVCHHLDKDIPEDVAFAESRIRAETIAAEDILHDMGAISIISSDSQAMGRIGEVICRTWQTAHKMKLSRGSIEPSGSDNDNLRIKRYIAKYTINPAIANGFSHFVGSVEVGKLADLVIWKPSFFGAKPEMVIKGGTIAWANMGDPNASIPTPEPVIMRPMFGAFGKAGSANSIAFVSKAALDNGVKALYGLNKRVEAVGNVRRLTKLDMKLNDALPDIKVDPETYTVTADDVVLTCTAATTVPLSRNYFLF; via the exons ATGAAGCTGACTCCGAGAGAGGTTGAGAAGCTTATGCTACACGATGCTGGATACCTTGCACAGAAGCGTCTTGCTCGCGGCCTGAGGCTCAATTACACTGAAGCTGTGGCACTTCTAGCAACACAG ATTTTGGAATTTGTTCGTGATGGTGAGAAGACAGTGGCAGAATTGATGGACCTAGGGAAGCAGTTGTTAGGAAG gAGACAAGTTCTTCCAGCTGTTCCACATCTTTTGCATACTGTGCAG GTTGAAGGGACCTTTCCTGATGGCACAAAGTTAATCACCATCCATGACCCAATTGCCAGTGAACATGGAAATCTGGAGCTAGCTTTACATGGCGCTTTTCTTCCag TTCCTTCGCTAGACAAATTTTACGGGATAGTAGATGACAAAATTCCTGGTGAGCTACGACTTGGAGGCAGAAGGATTACGCTAAACCAAGGAAGAAAGGCTGTAACTCTCAAAGTCACCAACACAGGAGACAGACCAGTTCAG GTTGGAAGCCATTATCACTTTATTGAGGTGAACCCCTGCTTAGTTTTTGATCGAAGGAAAGCATATGGCATGCGGTTGAACATACCAGCTGGAACAGCTACGCGATTTGAG CCAGGGGATTCTAAAAGTGTTAATCTTGTAAGGATTGGTGGTAAGCAAGTGATCAGAGGAGGAAACGGCATTGTTGATGGTCCAGTTGATGATGCCAATATCACCTCAATGATGGAAGCGGTGCACACAAAAGGCTTTAAGCATGCAGAAGAGACAAATGCCAG TGAAGGTGTCATTGCTGAAGGATCTTCTACCTCTACAATTTCTCGTGAGGCCTATGCTAACATGTATGGTCCCACAGTTGGTGACAAAGTTCGGCTTGGTGATACAGATTTATTTGCGGAAATTGAAAGAGATTTTGCAGTATATGGCGATGAATGTGTATTTGGAGGTGGAAAAGTTATAAGGGATGGAATGGGGCAGGCTTGTGGATATGCAGCTTCTGACTGTCTAGATACAGTTGTTACAAATGCTGTGATAATTGATTATACAGGAATTTTCAAGGCAGATATTGGTATTAAAGGAGGTGTTATTGTTTCTCTTGGAAAAGCTGGCAACCCAGACGTCATGGATGGGGTATCCTATGACATGGTCATTGGC GTTAACACCGAGGCTATTGCTGGAGAAGGAATGATCATAACCGCAGGGGCCATAGACTGTCACGTGCACTTCATATGCCCTCAATTGGCGCATGAAGCAATAGCAAGCG GCATCACAACTTTAGTGGGTGGAGGGACCGGACCTGCTGATGGGACACGTGCAACAACATGTACTCCAGCACCAGTACAAATGAAGTTAATGCTAGAATCCACTGATGACCTGCCGCTAAATTTTGGTTTTACTTGCAAG GGAAATGGTTCCAAACCTGAAGGGCTTCATGAAATAGTTAGGGCTGGAGCAATGGGACTGAAGCTTCACGAGGATTGGGGAACTACTCCTGCTGCAATAGACAACTGTTTGACGGTTGGCGAACAGTATGACATTCAG GTTAATATCCACACTGATACCTTGAATGAATCTGGATTTGTGGAACACACAATTGCTGCATTCAGAGATAGAACAATTCATACTTACCACAG TGAAGGTGCAGGCGGGGGTCATGCTCCAGATATCATCAAAGTCTGTGGTGTAAAAAATGTTCTACCCTCATCAACGAACCCAACACGTCCTTATACTTCAAATACCATAGATGAGCACCTTGACATGCTG ATGGTATGTCATCACCTTGACAAGGACATTCCAGAGGATGTAGCTTTTGCTGAATCAAGAATACGGGCTGAAACAATTGCTGCAGAAGATATCTTGCATGACATGGGGGCAATTAGCATCATATCATCTGATTCACAGGCTATGGGTCGTATTGGAGAG GTTATTTGCAGAACTTGGCAAACTGCTCACAAGATGAAGTTGTCTAGAGGTTCGATTGAACCAAGTGGCTCAGATAACGATAACCTCCGGATCAAACGATACATAGCAAAATACACAATAAATCCTGCTATAGCTAATGGGTTTTCTCATTTTGTTGGTTCAGTTGAG GTAGGAAAGTTGGCTGATCTTGTTATTTGGAAACCATCTTTCTTTGGAGCAAAACCTGAAATGGTGATCAAAGGTGGCACAATTGCATGGGCCAACATGGGTGATCCAAATGCTAGCATCCCAACTCCCGAACCG GTGATAATGAGACCGATGTTTGGAGCATTTGGAAAGGCAGGAAGtgccaactccattgcttttgTCAGCAAG GCAGCTTTAGACAACGGAGTGAAAGCCTTGTATGGACTCAACAAAAGGGTGGAAGCTGTAGGCAATGTGAGGAGGCTCACCAAACTTGACATGAAGCTTAATGATGCCCTTCCAGACATCAAGGTGGACCCAGAGACTTACACAGTGACAGCAGATGATGTGGTTCTTACCTGCACTGCAGCTACCACTGTTCCCCTTTCTCGAAACTACTTCCTCTTTTAG